One region of Passer domesticus isolate bPasDom1 chromosome 19, bPasDom1.hap1, whole genome shotgun sequence genomic DNA includes:
- the LOC135283728 gene encoding glutamine-rich protein 2-like: protein MAVGKLEKMMRNWGQNTQQMQPEDATAVQMQRDYEKLSFISGTLQKDSEQKQKEIKMLFQSLEKLQKEKADQQDMLAAMDMKADKAALGSKVNCSQFDVTMERLDERMQELQSQISGQEQHWNNTQQQISDAMEEKVRGTWSPP from the exons ATGGCTGTGGGCAAGCTTGAAAAGATGATGAGGAATTGGGGCCAG AACACACAGCAGATGCAGCCCGAGGATGCAACAGCTGTACAGATGCAAAGGGACTATGAGAAGCTCAGCTTCATATCTGGGACCCTCCAGAAGGACTCTgaacaaaagcagaaagaaatcaAA atgctgttccagtctctggagaagctgcagaaggagaaggcagatcagcaggacatgctggcagcaatggacatg aaggcagacaaagctgccttgggcagcaaaGTCAATTGCAGCCAGTTTGATGTCACTATGGAGCGTCTGGATGAGAGGATGCAGGAGTTGCAGAGCCAGatttcaggccaggagcagcactggaacaaTACGCAGCAGCAGATCAGTGATGCAATGGAAGAGAAGGTGAGGGGTACCTGGTCCCCACCTTGA
- the LOC135283751 gene encoding glutamine-rich protein 2-like isoform X2: MMRNWGQNTQQMQPEDATAVQMQRDYEKLSFISGTLQKDSEQKQKEIKMLFQSLEKLQKEKADQQDMLAAMDMKADKAALGSKVNCSQFDVTMERLDERMEELQSQISGQEQHWNNTQQQFSDAMEEKLDRLELKTFRNQMEETWKRSIEELRNEMKQGDSGAGIKK, translated from the exons ATGATGAGGAATTGGGGCCAG AACACACAGCAGATGCAGCCCGAGGATGCAACAGCTGTACAGATGCAAAGGGACTATGAGAAGCTCAGCTTCATATCTGGGACCCTCCAGAAGGACTCTgaacaaaagcagaaagaaatcaAA atgctgttccagtctctggagaagctgcagaaggagaaggcagatcagcaggacatgctggcagcaatggacatg aaggcggacaaagctgccttgggcagcaaaGTCAATTGCAGCCAGTTTGATGTCACTATGGAGCGTCTGGAtgagaggatggaggagttgcagagccagatttcaggccaggagcagcactggaataatacgcagcagcagttcagtgatgcaatggaggagaag ctggatcgcctggagctgaagacttTCCGTAACCAGATGGAGGAGACCTGGAAGAGAAGTATTGAGGAGCTCAGGAATGAGATGAAGCAGGGTGACAGTGGTGCTGGgattaagaagtga
- the LOC135283751 gene encoding glutamine-rich protein 2-like isoform X1 has translation MWVCPCGAARPPLFSNKCFSSLEQNTQQMQPEDATAVQMQRDYEKLSFISGTLQKDSEQKQKEIKMLFQSLEKLQKEKADQQDMLAAMDMKADKAALGSKVNCSQFDVTMERLDERMEELQSQISGQEQHWNNTQQQFSDAMEEKLDRLELKTFRNQMEETWKRSIEELRNEMKQGDSGAGIKK, from the exons ATGTGGGTCTGCCCCTGTGGAGCAGCCAGACCCCCTTTGTTCAGCAACAAATGTTTTTCCTCCTTGGAGCAGAACACACAGCAGATGCAGCCCGAGGATGCAACAGCTGTACAGATGCAAAGGGACTATGAGAAGCTCAGCTTCATATCTGGGACCCTCCAGAAGGACTCTgaacaaaagcagaaagaaatcaAA atgctgttccagtctctggagaagctgcagaaggagaaggcagatcagcaggacatgctggcagcaatggacatg aaggcggacaaagctgccttgggcagcaaaGTCAATTGCAGCCAGTTTGATGTCACTATGGAGCGTCTGGAtgagaggatggaggagttgcagagccagatttcaggccaggagcagcactggaataatacgcagcagcagttcagtgatgcaatggaggagaag ctggatcgcctggagctgaagacttTCCGTAACCAGATGGAGGAGACCTGGAAGAGAAGTATTGAGGAGCTCAGGAATGAGATGAAGCAGGGTGACAGTGGTGCTGGgattaagaagtga